A region from the Pungitius pungitius chromosome 16, fPunPun2.1, whole genome shotgun sequence genome encodes:
- the slc25a15b gene encoding solute carrier family 25 member 15b, giving the protein MAPHPVVQAVIDLSAGAVGGAACVFSGQPLDTAKVKMQTFPNLYRGFVHCISSTYKQVGLRGLYQGTTPALMANIAENSVLFMSYGFCQQVIRFTAGLHAEAVLSDVQKACAGSVASIFSSLVLCPTELVKCRLQAMYEMESSGKIAKSQNTVWSVVKSIMRNEGPQGFFQGLTTTIAREVPGYFCFFGAYELCRTTFADYLKCDKEDIGVAPIMLSGGFGGACLWLVVYPFDCVKSRIQVMSMTGKQAGFFKTFTAIARTEGVRALYSGLAPTMVRTFPANGALFLGYEASRKLMMNKFDS; this is encoded by the exons ATGGCCCCGCACCCTGTGGTCCAAGCCGTCATCGACCTCTCCGCGGGGGCCGTAG GGGGAGCTGCATGTGTCTTTAGCGGGCAGCCTCTGGACACGGCGAAGGTCAAGATGCAGACCTTTCCTAATCTCTACCGGGGTTTTGTCCACTGCATCTCATCCACCTACAAGCAAGTGGGTCTGCGCGGCCTCTACCAGGGCACCACGCCGGCACTGATGGCCAACATCGCAGAGAACTCTGTGCTCTTCATGAGCTACGGCTTCTGCCAGCAGGTGATCCGCTTCACGGCCGGACTGCATGCCGAGGCTGTGCTGAg TGACGTGCAGAAAGCGTGTGCCGGCTCCGTAGCCTCCATATTCTCTTCTCTGGTGCTGTGTCCCACCGAGCTGGTCAAGTGCCGGCTGCAAGCCATGTACGAGATGGAGTCATCAGGCAAGATCGCCAAGAGCCAGAA TACAGTGTGGTCCGTGGTGAAGTCCATCATGAGGAACGAGGGACCTCAGGGCTTCTTCCAAGGCCTGACCACCACCATAGCCAGAGAAGTCCCTGGTTACTTCTGCTTCTTTGGTGCCTACGAGCTCTGCCGCACCACCTTCGCGGACTACTTGAAATGCGACAAAGAGGACATAG GTGTGGCTCCGATCATGCTCAGCGGAGGTTTCGGGGGGGCGTGTCTGTGGCTGGTCGTATATCCCTTTGACTGCGTCAAGTCCCGCATCCAAGTCATGTCCATGACGGGCAAACAGGCCGGCTTCTTCAAAACCTTCACGGCCATCGCTCGCACCGAAG GCGTGAGGGCACTCTACTCAGGTCTGGCCCCCACCATGGTCCGCACCTTCCCCGCTAACGGAGCTCTGTTCCTGGGTTATGAGGCCAGCCGCAAGCTCATGATGAACAAGTTTGACAGCTAA
- the tm4sf21a gene encoding transmembrane 4 L6 family member 5 codes for MCTGKCSRCIAVALYPLALISIICNIVLFFPGGEVKYAKDGHITEEVKYMGGLVGGGLMVLLPALYINFTGKPGCCANRCGMFLSIAFAAVGVAGALYSFSVAVVALQNGPLCKVILIWTTPFEDSDHSYLSDKTWWGTCTEPQNIVQFHIGLFATLLATSCLQLVLCAIQMINGLFGCLCGTCIDKGPL; via the exons ATGTGTACCGGAAAATGCTCCCGCTGCATTGCGGTGGCTCTGTACCCATTAGCGCTCATATCCATCATCTGTAACATCGTGTTGTTCTTTCCTGGCGGAGAGGTCAAGTATGCCAAAGATGGACACATTACTGAAGAGGTGAAGTACATGGGGGGACTCGTCGGAGGGGGTCTGATG GTGTTGCTACCAGCACTTTACATCAACTTCACTGGAAAACCGGGGTGTTGCGCAAATCGCTGCGGG ATGTTCTTGTCAATTGCATTTGCGGCAGTGGGTGTGGCCGGCGCTCTGTACAGTTTCAGCGTCGCAGTGGTCGCATTGCAGAACGGGCCTCTGTGCAAAGTGATTCTGATTTGGACGACACCCTTTGAAGACAG TGACCACAGTTACCTGTCGGACAAAACGTGGTGGGGGACATGCACGGAGCCTCAAAACATTGTGCAATTCCACATTGGACTGTTTGCTACTCTGCTGGCCACGAGCTGCCTGCAGCTGGTCTTGTGCGCCATTCAGATGATCAACGGGCTCTTTGGCTGCCTGTGTGGCACCTGCATCGACAAAGGG CCGCTGTGA
- the LOC119215596 gene encoding transmembrane 4 L6 family member 1-like, which produces MCSRSCSRWIGVSLYPLVLTSIICNIVLFFPGWDVKYAKEGHITQEVQYFGGIVGGGLMMLIPAIYFHLAAENGCCGIRSGMFLPILLAAAGAAGGVYSFVVALLGVYNGPFCGVFGGIWTRPFQKSYFIYLINHTLWAICSEPENVVQFNTGLFCTLMATSCVQVLLCAIQMLNGLVGCLRGACNNKAFYHVNYNPNIFIAFLCFVL; this is translated from the exons ATGTGCTCTAGGAGCTGTTCCCGTTGGATTGGAGTATCTCTGTACCCATTGGTGCTCACATCCATCATCTGTAACATAGTACTGTTCTTTCCTGGCTGGGACGTCAAGTATGCCAAAGAAGGACACATTACACAGGAGGTGCAGTACTTTGGGGGAATCGTTGGAGGAGGTTTAATG ATGTTGATCCCAGCAATTTATTTCCACTTGGCTGCAGAAAACGGGTGCTGTGGAATCCGCTCTGGG ATGTTCTTACCCATTCTGTTGGCTGCGGCGGGGGCGGCCGGTGGCGTGTACAGTTTCGTTGTGGCATTGCTTGGTGTGTACAATGGGCCCTTCTGCGGTGTATTTGGTGGAATTTGGACAAGACCTTTCCAAAAGAG TTATTTCATTTACCTGATCAACCACACCCTGTGGGCCATCTGCTCAGAGCCCGAGAACGTGGTGCAGTTCAACACCGGGTTGTTCTGTACCCTGATGGCCACTAGCTGTGTGCAGGTGCTGCTCTGTGCCATCCAGATGCTCAACGGCCTCGTCGGCTGCCTGCGTGGAGCCTGCAACAACAAGGCATTTTATCACGTTAACTATAACCCCAACATTTTCATTGCTTTcctttgctttgtcttgtga
- the LOC119215595 gene encoding mannose-P-dolichol utilization defect 1 protein-like translates to MASSSVKDFLVTYLMPEKCYERIFVNFHMNVPCLQFVMNRILGILIILETFLAQLPQLLKILWRRSAEGLSLTSMLLQLYAFSCPVVYAMANNYPLFAWAERLFTLAQTAAIVFLILHYRGHTLSGMLFLLAYGAAMFLLGSYAAAAVVSVMQASSLAALIASKVLQAGTNHRHGHTGQLSSLSVLLSWAGSLGVLFVSLQETGSLFTPSLQTLSAGVSCVLLAQVLCCRGSAATTKTKRE, encoded by the exons ATGGCCTCGTCTAGCGTCAAAGACTTCCTGGTTACCTACCTAATGCCAGAAAAATGCTACGAGAGGATTTTCGTAAACTTTCACATGAACG TGCCTTGCCTACAGTTTGTAATGAACCGAATTTTGGGGATTTTGATCATTCTGGAAACTTTCCTGG CACAGCTCCCTCAGCTGCTGAAGATACTGTGGAGGAGAAGTGCCGAGGGCCTGAGCTTGACCTCCATGCTCCTGCAGCTGTATGCCTTCTCGTGTCCTGTTGTGTACGCAATGGCCAACAACTACCCGCTCTT TGCCTGGGCTGAAAGGCTCTTCACCTTGGCTCAGACGGCAGCTATTGTCTTCCTCATCCTGCATTATCGTGGCCATACGCTCTCAG GGATGCTGTTCCTCTTGGCCTACGGGGCTGCCATGTTCCTTCTGGGCTCCTACGCAGCTGCAGCAGTTGTCTCAGTGATGCAGGCCTCTAGTTTGGCAGCTTTAATCGCAAGCAAG GTTCTCCAAGCTGGAACTAACCACCGTCACGGCCACACGGGCCAACTGTCgtctctgtctgtgttgctGTCGTGGGCTGGATCTCTGGGcgttctctttgtgtctctgcag GAGACCGGTAGCTTGTTCACCCCTTCGTTACAGACACTGTCAGCCGGTGTGAGCTGTGTCCTTCTGGCCCAGGTCCTCTGCTGCAGGGGCAGCGCCGCCACCACTAAAACCAAGAGGGAGTAG
- the slc25a35 gene encoding solute carrier family 25 member 35, giving the protein MDFVLSGTAACGACVFTNPLEVVKTRMQLQGELQSRGSYRVHYRNVFHAFYTIGRVDGLAGLQKGLAPGLVYQFVMNGIRLGSYAIIESAGYIHTNGRVSAAKTTVAGAVAGVVGAVIGSPVYLVKTHLQSQSTASIAVGHQHRHPGMILALAAIYKEHGLLGLWRGSSAAVPRVSVGSAAQLSTFSSSKEFVVDLQVFPKNSWLVALSAGMISSVVVVMAMTPFDVVSTRLYNQPVDHLGKGQLYKGFADCFSKTLRKEGLVGLYKGLGASYFRLGPHTILSLFFWDELRKLYHECR; this is encoded by the exons ATGGACTTCGTGCTGAGCGGAACGGCGGCGTGCGGAGCCTGCGTCTTCACCAACCCGCTGGAGGTCGTGAAGACGCGAATGCAGCTCCAGGGAGAGCTCCAGAGCCGAGGCTCGTACCGGGTTCACTACCGCAACGTCTTCCACGCGTTTTACACGATCGGCAGGGTGGACGGACTGGCCGGCTTACAGAAAGGACTCGCCCCCGGGCTCGTGTATCAGTTCGTCATGAACGGGATCAGACTCGGCTCTTACGCCATCATCGAGTCCGCCGGATACATCCACACCAACGGAAGGGTCAGCGCGGCCAAAACCACCGTGGCCGGGGCTGTGGCCGGAGTGGTGGGGGCCGTGATTGGAAGTCCCGTATACCTG gtgaagaCTCATCTGCAGAGTCAGTCTACCGCCTCCATCGCAGTTGGACATCAGCACAGACACCCG GGGATGATCCTCGCTCTGGCAGCTATCTACAAGGAGCACGGCCTCCTGGGACTGTGGAGGGGCTCTAGTGCAGCCGTACCAAGGGTCAGCGTGGGCTCAGCCGCACagctctccaccttctcctcctccaaggAGTTTGTGGTTGACCTGCAG GTGTTCCCAAAGAACAGCTGGTTGGTGGCCCTGAGTGCCGGCATGATCAGCAGCGTGGTGGTGGTAATGGCCATGACGCCTTTTGATGTAGTGAGCACGCGGCTCTACAACCAGCCTGTGGATCATCTGGGCAAG GGGCAGCTTTATAAAGGATTCGCTGACTGCTTTTCCAAGACGCTGAGGAAGGAGGGCTTGGTGGGACTCTACAAAGGCTTGGGAGCCTCTTATTTCCGGCTGGGCCCGCACACCATTCTGTCTTTGTTCTTCTGGGATGAACTACGCAAACTGTACCACGAGTGCAGATAA